A genomic region of Silurus meridionalis isolate SWU-2019-XX chromosome 7, ASM1480568v1, whole genome shotgun sequence contains the following coding sequences:
- the get4 gene encoding Golgi to ER traffic protein 4 homolog has protein sequence MMSEQEAVKRNRGGVQRVEGKLRASVERGDYYEAHQMYRTLFFRYTAQSKHAEARELMYNGALLFFSYNQQNSAADLSMLVLEALEKPEATVEEDILEQLVKLFSMMDPNSHERVAFVSRALKWSTGGSGKLGHPKLHQLLAVTLWKEQNYSESRYHFLHSSDGEGCAQMLVEYSAARGFRSEVDMFVAQAVLQFLCLKNKTSASVVFTTYTQKHPSIEKGPPFMQPLLNFLWFLLLAVDGGKLTVFTVLCEQYQPSLKRDPMYNEYLDRIGQLFFGVPPKQSSSYGGLLGNLLNSLMGSGEEEEGEEVGEDSSPIELD, from the exons ATGATGTCGGAGCAGGAGGCTGTGAAGAGGAACCGCGGAGGAGTGCAGCGTGTGGAGGGGAAACTGCGCGCCAGTGTGGAGAGAGGAGATTACTATGAGGCCCATCAAATGTACCGGACCTTATTCTTTAG GTACACGGCTCAGTCGAAACACGCAGAAGCCCGAGAGCTGATGTACAACGGAGCGCTGCTTTTCTTCAGCTATAACCag CAAAACAGCGCGGCGGATCTGTCCATGCTCGTCCTGGAGGCTCTAGAGAAGCCTGAGGCCACGGTCGAGGAGGACATTCTGG AGCAACTGGTGAAGCTGTTCAGCATGATGGACCCCAACTCTCACGAGAGAGTGGCTTTTGTCTCGCGAGCGCTCAAATGGTCCACGGGCGGCTCAGGGAAGCTCGGACACCCCAAACTGCACCAGCTGCTGGCGGTCACACTGTGGAAGG AGCAAAACTACAGCGAGTCCCGCTATCACTTCCTGCACTCCTCGGACGGTGAGGGCTGCGCCCAGATGTTGGTGGAGTACTCGGCCGCGCGAGGCTTTCGCAGTGAAGTCGACATGTTCGTGGCTCAGGCCGTCTTACA GTTCCTGTGTCTAAAGAACAAAACGAGCGCCTCGGTGGTGTTCACCACGTACACACAGAAACACCCGTCTATAGAGAAAGGACCTCCGTTCATGCAGCCGCTCCTCAACTTCCTGTGGTTCCTCCTCCTGGCTGTGGACgg TGGGAAGCTGACAGTCTTTACAGTATTATGTGAACAGTATCAGCCATCGCTCAAGAGGGACCCCATGTATAATGag TACCTAGACAGAATAGGACAGCTGTTCTTCGGCGTTCCACCCAAACAGTCCTCATCCTACGGTGGCCTACTAG GGAATCTCCTGAACAGTCTAATGGGGTCtggtgaggaagaggagggtgAGGAGGTTGGTGAGGACAGCAGCCCCATCGAGCTGGACTGA
- the vps35l gene encoding LOW QUALITY PROTEIN: VPS35 endosomal protein-sorting factor-like (The sequence of the model RefSeq protein was modified relative to this genomic sequence to represent the inferred CDS: inserted 1 base in 1 codon) encodes MASVQWHSRTRNYGAESRSCRATAVTVQSGDYHPLKPITVTDSKSCRSARKGSTSSSSSSSGSVIPDPLSSMLEGTDPLSLFAAAGETPALSHSSSSVELARTRGDKEEEVGCDFEPWSAKRGEILARFTTTEKLSINLFMGSEKSKATSPSSAVSEKVRTRLEELDDLEEVKELLNLSQQDYANRIEELNQSLKEAWASDQKVKALKIVIQCSKLLSDTSVILFYPSKFVLITNILDTFGRLVYERIWSMCSDPAPLPDSFSVDDVNDTAKETCLNWFFKIASIRELIPRLYVEAAILKCNRFVSKSGIQETLPRLTAMIRGIGDPLVGVYARAYLCRVGMEVAPHLKDSLNKNFFDLLASFRQIHGDSVQNQLVIQRVEIPVYLTLYSPAIHWILQCVAYRAPDLLLTEMMERCKKLGNNALLLNSIMWAFRPEFVAARATDFIGMIKECDEAGFPKHLLFGSLGRSLACADPXSERLPILNEAWKVITKVRSPQDYINCAEIWVEFTCRHFTKREVNTVLADIIKHMTPDRAFEDAYPQLQSVIKKILTYFHNFSILFSMEKFLPFLDMFQKDSVRVEVCKSIMDVFIKHQQEPTRDPVILNALLHVCKTMHDSVNALTVDDEKRALALLINGFIRMVSFGRDFEQQLSFCVEARATFCNLEPVLIQLIHTVNQLSMETRRVMGGNHSRKTAAFVRACAAYSFITIPSLSNIFNRLHLYLLSGQVALANQCLSQADSFLKAAVSVLPEVPRGISVEGKLRSSEPFLLDFINNFLSTLLVVPDHPEQGVLYLVRGLLNMVQDYTWEDNSDAKVRVYISALQLLAAMSQESYLYTIPKVNSNETLYGGDPKFVTEINRVCETLIRQVLDYLKTLNQEELPGARRQGNLAFSLFTCLLAHGDLRNNKLNQLAVNLWNLSHKNGCCDTRTSVRTLDHIKQQAQRPDMSHLSDMLLRLSLQSRT; translated from the exons ATGGCGTCTGTGCAGTG GCATTCCCGCACGCGCAACTACGGCGCGGAGTCGCGGAGCTGCCGAGCGACGGCCGTCACGGTGCAGAGCGGCGATTACCATCCGCTCAAACCCATCACG GTGACGGATTCCAAATCCTGCCGCAGCGCACGGAAAGGCAGCACGTCTTCATCGTCATCTTCGTCCGGCTCCGTCATTCCTGACCCGCTGAGCTCCATGCTGGAAGGCACGGACCCTCTGTCCCTCTTCGCCGCCGCCGGCGAAACCCCGGCGCTGTCTCACAGCAGCTCCTCCGTG gAACTGGCGAGGACACGTGgggacaaagaagaagaagtgggcTGTGATTTTGAGCCGTGGTCTGCTAAACGGGGCGAGATCCTAGCCAGGTTCACCACGACCGAGAAGCTCTCTATA AATCTCTTCATGGGATCGGAGAAAA gcAAAGCCACCAGCCCCAGCTCTGCAGTCTCAGAGAAAGTGCGCACTCGTCTGGAGGAGCTGGACGACCTGGAGGAAGTGA AGGAGCTGTTAAACCTCTCTCAGCAGGATTACGCAAACCGCATCGAGGAACTCAATCAGTCCCTGAAGGAAGCCTGGGCTTCAGACCAGAAGGTCAAAGCTCTCAAAATCGTCATTCAG TGCTCCAAGCTGCTTTCCGACACGTCAGTGATCCTGTTCTACCCCAGCAAGTTCGTCCTCATCACCAACATTCTCGACACTTTCG GTCGTCTAGTCTATGAAAGAATCTGGTCCATGTGCTCTGATCCTGCCCCTCTTCCAG ACTCGTTCTCAGTGGACGATGTGAACGACACGGCCAAGGAGACGTGCCTCAACTGGTTCTTCAAGATTGCCTCCATCCGAGAACTCATCCCTCGCCT ATACGTGGAGGCGGCCATTCTGAAGTGCAACCGCTTCGTGAGCAAATC AGGGATTCAGGAGACGTTGCCCCGGCTCACGGCTATGATCCGAGGGATCGGAGACCCGCTAGTGGGCGTGTACGCTCGTGCCTACCTGTGTCGG GTGGGCATGGAGGTGGCGCCACACCTGAAGGACAGCCTGAACAAGAACTTCTTCGACCTCCTGGCGTCGTTCCGCCAAATCCACGGAGACAGCGTTCAGAACCAGCTGGTGATCCAGAGGGTGGAGATCCCCGTCTACCTCACGCTGTATTCTCCTGCCATCCACTGGATCCTGCAGTGTGTGGCCTACAGAGCACCTGac TTGTTGCTGACGGAAATGATGGAAAGATGCAAGAAACTCGGCAACAA CGCTCTCCTGCTCAACTCCATCATGTGGGCTTTCCGGCCCGAGTTCGTGGCCGCCAGAGCCACCGATTTTATTGGCATGATCAAGGAGTGTGACGAGGCGGGGTTTCCCAAg CACCTGCTGTTTGGGTCTCTGGGCCGCAGCCTGGCATGCGCCGACC CGAGCGAGAGGTTACCCATCCTCAACGAGGCCTGGAAGGTCATCACGAAAGTGCGCAGTCCACAG GACTACATCAACTGTGCAGAAATCTGGGTGGAGTTTACCTGCCGCCACTTCACC aAAAGAGAAGTGAATACGGTCCTGGCTGACATCATCAAACACATGACCCCTGACCGTGCATTTGAGGATGCTTATCCACAG TTGCAGTCAGTGATAAAGAAGATCCTCACCTACTTCCACAACTTCTCCATCCTCTTCTCCATG gagaAGTTCTTACCCTTCCTGGACATGTTCCAGAAGGACAGCGTGAGGGTAGAAGTTTGTAAATCCATCATGGACGTTTTCATCAA ACATCAGCAGGAGCCGACCCGTGACCCCGTGATCCTCAACGCTCTGCTCCACGTCTGTAAGACCATGCACGACTCAGTCAA TGCTCTCACGGTGGACGATGAGAAACGAGCTCTCGCTCTCCTGATCAATGGCTTCATTCGGATG GTGTCTTTTGGGCGGGACTTTGAGCAGCAGTTGAGTTTCTGTGTGGAAGCCCGAGCCACGTTCTGTAACTTGGAGCCGGTCCTGATTCAGCTCATTCAC ACGGTGAACCAGTTGTCCATGGAGACGAGACGAGTGATGGGGGGGAATCACTCACGCAAGACGGCGGCGTTCGTCAGG GCGTGTGCAGCGTACAGCTTCATCACCATCCCGTCTCTCAGCAACATCTTCAACCGTCTCCATCTTTACCTGCTCTCAGGACAGGTGGCTCTCGCCAATCAGTGCCTTTCTCAGG CGGATTCATTTCTGAAGGCCGCGGTCAGTGTTCTACCTGAGGTTCCACGTGGGATCAGTGTGGAGGGGAAGCTGCGTTCCTCTGAACCTTTTCTCCTCGACTTCATCAACAACTTCCTCTCCACACTGCTGGTGGTGCCG GACCACCCTGAGCAGGGTGTGTTGTACCTGGTGAGAGGTTTGTTGAACATGGTGCAGGATTACACGTGGGAGGACAACAGTGACGCCAAAGTGCGCGTGTACATCAGCGCGTTACAGCTGCTGGCCGCCATGAGCCAGGAGAGCTACCTGTACACCATACctaaag TGAACAGTAACGAGACGCTGTATGGCGGCGACCCCAAGTTCGTAACCGAGATCAATCGAGTGTGTGAGACGCTGATCAGACAGGTGCTGGATTACCTGAAGACTCTGAACCAGGAGgag ttaccGGGAGCGCGCCGGCAGGGAAATCTCGCGTTCTCTCTCTTCACGTGTTTGTTGGCTCACGGAGATCTGCGCAACAACAAACTCAACCAACTCGCCGTTAATCTGTGGAACCTGAGCCACAAGAACGGCTGCTGTGATACACGCACCTCg gtgcgcACTCTGGACCACATCAAGCAGCAGGCCCAGCGTCCTGACATGTCTCACCTCTCCGACATGCTCCTCCGGCTCTCGCTGCAGTCACGCACCTGA
- the becn1 gene encoding beclin-1 isoform X2: MEGSKSSSTTMHVSFVCQRCNQPLKLDTSFNVLDRLTFQELIAPLVTVTPSKQAETGDTEGPPEETFAESKQDGVSRKFIPPARMMSTESANSFTLIGEASDGGTMENLSRRLKVTSDLFDIMSGQSDVDHPLCEECTDTLLDHLDTQLNITENECQNYKKCLELLSQLQEEDEDTLLKELQQLRQEEETLIQDLEAIELQRESVAMEISEARHQAQRLDTEELQYQKEYCEFKRQQLELDDELKSVDNQMRYCQAQLDRLKKTNVFNATFHIWHSGQFGTINNFRLGRLPSVPVEWNEINAAWGQTVLLLHALANKMGLRFQRYRLVPYGNHSYLESLTDKSKELPLYCSGGLRFFWDNKFDHAMVAFLDCVQQFKEEVEKGDTGFCLPYRMDVDKGKIEDTGGSGGSYSIKTQFNSEEQWTKALKFMLTNLKWGLAWVSSQFYNR; the protein is encoded by the exons ATGGAGGGCTCGAAGTCGTCCAGCACCACCATGCACGTGAGCTTCGTGTGTCAGCGCTGCAACCAGCCTCTCAAACTCGACACCAGCTTCAACGTCCTGGACCGACTCACCTTCCAGGAGCTCATCG CTCCTCTCGTCACCGTGACTCCGAGCAAGCAGGCGGAAACTGGAGACACAGAAGGTCCACCTGAG GAGACGTTTGCGGAGAGCAAGCAGGACGGCGTCTCACGGAAGTTCATCCCTCCTGCCAG GATGATGTCCACAGAAAGCGCTAACAGCTTCACGCTGATCGGCGAGGCTTCGGACGGAGGAACCATGGAGAACCTGAGCCGCAGATTGAAG GTGACCAGCGATCTGTTCGACATCATGTCTGGTCAGAGCGACGTGGACCACCCGCTGTGTGAGGAGTGTACAGACACGCTGCTCGATCACCTGGACACACAGCTCAACATCACAGAGAACGAGTGTCAGAACTACAA GAAGTGTCTGGAGTTGCTGTCTCAGCTgcaggaggaagatgaggacACACTGCTGAAGGAGCTGCAGCAGCTCAGGCAGGAGGAGGAGACGCTCATTCAGGATCTGGAGGCCATCGAGCTGCAACGGGAATCCGTCGCCATGGAGATCAGCGAGGCCCGGCACCAAGCCCAGCGGCTGGACACGGAGGAGCTGCA GTATCAGAAGGAGTATTGTGAGTTTAAACGGCAGCAGTTGGAGCTGGATGATGAGCTGAAGAGTGTTGATAATCAGATGCGTTACTGCCAGGCTCAGCTAGACCGCCTGAAGAAAACCAACGTCTTCAACGCCACCTTTCACATCTG GCACAGCGGGCAGTTCGGGACGATAAATAATTTCCGTCTGGGGCGATTACCCAGCGTACCTGTGGAGTGGAACGAGATAAACGCTGCGTGGGGTCAGACTGTGCTGCTGCTCCACGCTCTCGCTAACAAGATGGGCCTTCGCTTCCAGAG ataTCGCCTCGTTCCCTATGGAAACCACTCGTACCTGGAGTCTCTCACAGACAAGTCGAAG GAGCTGCCGCTGTACTGCTCTGGAGGACTTCGCTTCTTCTGGGATAACAAGTTTGACCATGCGATGGTGGCGTTTTTAGACTGTGTGCAGCAGTTCAAAGAGGAAGTGGAGAAAGGCGACACGGGATTCTGCCTTCCATACAG GATGGACGTGGACAAGGGGAAGATCGAGGACACGGGCGGCAGCGGAGGATCCTACTCCATTAAAACGCAGTTTAACTCTGAGGAGCAGTGGACCAAAGCGCTGAAATTCATGCTCACCAACCTGAAATGGGGCCTGGCCTGGGTCTCGTCTCAATTCTACAACCGCTAA
- the becn1 gene encoding beclin-1 isoform X1, with protein sequence MLIKYILHIYIFKYKTILNTICVTSALKKKNDTRKFIWIMEGSKSSSTTMHVSFVCQRCNQPLKLDTSFNVLDRLTFQELIAPLVTVTPSKQAETGDTEGPPEETFAESKQDGVSRKFIPPARMMSTESANSFTLIGEASDGGTMENLSRRLKVTSDLFDIMSGQSDVDHPLCEECTDTLLDHLDTQLNITENECQNYKKCLELLSQLQEEDEDTLLKELQQLRQEEETLIQDLEAIELQRESVAMEISEARHQAQRLDTEELQYQKEYCEFKRQQLELDDELKSVDNQMRYCQAQLDRLKKTNVFNATFHIWHSGQFGTINNFRLGRLPSVPVEWNEINAAWGQTVLLLHALANKMGLRFQRYRLVPYGNHSYLESLTDKSKELPLYCSGGLRFFWDNKFDHAMVAFLDCVQQFKEEVEKGDTGFCLPYRMDVDKGKIEDTGGSGGSYSIKTQFNSEEQWTKALKFMLTNLKWGLAWVSSQFYNR encoded by the exons atgttaataaaatatatattacatatatacatatttaaatacaagACAATTTTGAACACCATTTGCGTCACTtccgctttaaaaaaaaaaaacgacacccGGAAGTTTATATG GATCATGGAGGGCTCGAAGTCGTCCAGCACCACCATGCACGTGAGCTTCGTGTGTCAGCGCTGCAACCAGCCTCTCAAACTCGACACCAGCTTCAACGTCCTGGACCGACTCACCTTCCAGGAGCTCATCG CTCCTCTCGTCACCGTGACTCCGAGCAAGCAGGCGGAAACTGGAGACACAGAAGGTCCACCTGAG GAGACGTTTGCGGAGAGCAAGCAGGACGGCGTCTCACGGAAGTTCATCCCTCCTGCCAG GATGATGTCCACAGAAAGCGCTAACAGCTTCACGCTGATCGGCGAGGCTTCGGACGGAGGAACCATGGAGAACCTGAGCCGCAGATTGAAG GTGACCAGCGATCTGTTCGACATCATGTCTGGTCAGAGCGACGTGGACCACCCGCTGTGTGAGGAGTGTACAGACACGCTGCTCGATCACCTGGACACACAGCTCAACATCACAGAGAACGAGTGTCAGAACTACAA GAAGTGTCTGGAGTTGCTGTCTCAGCTgcaggaggaagatgaggacACACTGCTGAAGGAGCTGCAGCAGCTCAGGCAGGAGGAGGAGACGCTCATTCAGGATCTGGAGGCCATCGAGCTGCAACGGGAATCCGTCGCCATGGAGATCAGCGAGGCCCGGCACCAAGCCCAGCGGCTGGACACGGAGGAGCTGCA GTATCAGAAGGAGTATTGTGAGTTTAAACGGCAGCAGTTGGAGCTGGATGATGAGCTGAAGAGTGTTGATAATCAGATGCGTTACTGCCAGGCTCAGCTAGACCGCCTGAAGAAAACCAACGTCTTCAACGCCACCTTTCACATCTG GCACAGCGGGCAGTTCGGGACGATAAATAATTTCCGTCTGGGGCGATTACCCAGCGTACCTGTGGAGTGGAACGAGATAAACGCTGCGTGGGGTCAGACTGTGCTGCTGCTCCACGCTCTCGCTAACAAGATGGGCCTTCGCTTCCAGAG ataTCGCCTCGTTCCCTATGGAAACCACTCGTACCTGGAGTCTCTCACAGACAAGTCGAAG GAGCTGCCGCTGTACTGCTCTGGAGGACTTCGCTTCTTCTGGGATAACAAGTTTGACCATGCGATGGTGGCGTTTTTAGACTGTGTGCAGCAGTTCAAAGAGGAAGTGGAGAAAGGCGACACGGGATTCTGCCTTCCATACAG GATGGACGTGGACAAGGGGAAGATCGAGGACACGGGCGGCAGCGGAGGATCCTACTCCATTAAAACGCAGTTTAACTCTGAGGAGCAGTGGACCAAAGCGCTGAAATTCATGCTCACCAACCTGAAATGGGGCCTGGCCTGGGTCTCGTCTCAATTCTACAACCGCTAA